In one window of Thalassophryne amazonica chromosome 9, fThaAma1.1, whole genome shotgun sequence DNA:
- the LOC117516835 gene encoding histone H1-like, whose translation MAEVVPVPAADAAPPAKAPKATKAAKAPKVATTPRKKPSTSHKKPVSALILEVVGQNKSRSGTSLVNLKKGLVAAGYDVEHNNTRVKKGLKNLVDRGELIHTKGVGASGSFKINKAAPKKEKKEKKIAAKKSAPKVKAVAPAKSAASKKVDKKKTTVKKTSAKKSQKPKSSVKPAKKAPKTKKSSVKPKGAKKPAVKKAAAKKTAESKTKK comes from the coding sequence ATGGCAGAAGTTGTACCAGTTCCAGCCGCAGATGCCGCTCCGCCGGCCAAAGCACCCAAAGCAACAAAGGCCGCCAAGGCACCCAAGGTCGCCACAACACCCAGGAAGAAACCGAGTACATCGCACAAGAAGCCTGTCAGCGCTCTGATCCTTGAGGTGGTGGGTCAGAACAAGAGCCGCTCCGGGACGTCTTTAGTTAATCTCAAGAAGGGTTTGGTTGCTGCGGGATACGACGTGGAACACAACAACACCCGCGTGAAAAAAGGCCTCAAGAATCTGGTGGACCGCGGCGAACTAATTCACACGAAAGGAGTCGGAGCCTCCGGATCATTCAAGATCAACAAGGCCGCACCTAAGAAGGAGAAGAAAGAGAAGAAGATCGCCGCCAAGAAATCCGCTCCCAAAGTCAAAGCGGTTGCTCCCGCGAAATCCGCAGCAAGCAAGAAGGTGGATAAGAAGAAGACGACCGTTAAAAAGACATCGGCGAAGAAGAGTCAGAAGCCAAAAAGTTCCGTAAAGCCAGCGAAGAAGGCACCGAAGACCAAAAAGAGCAGCGTGAAGCCGAAGGGGGCCAAAAAGCCGGCAGTCAAAAAAGCAGCTGCAAAGAAGACTGCGGAATCCAAAACCAAGAAGTGA
- the LOC117516837 gene encoding histone H3, producing the protein MARTKQTARKSTGGKAPRKQLATKAARKSAPATGGVKKPHRYRPGTVALREIRRYQKSTELLIRKLPFQRLVREIAQDFKTDLRFQSSAVMALQEASEAYLVGLFEDTNLCAIHAKRVTIMPKDIQLARRIRGERA; encoded by the coding sequence atggccagaactaAGCAGACCGCTCGTAAATCCACTGGAGGAAAAGCTCCGAGGAAACAGCTCGctaccaaagccgcccggaagagcgctccggctaccggcggcgTAAAGAAGCCCCACCGTTATAGgcccggcaccgtggcgctgagagagatccgccgctaccagaaatccaccgagctgctgatccgcaagctgcccttccagcgcctggtgagagaaatcgctcaggatttcaagaccgacctccgcttccagagctccgctgtgatggctctgcaggaggccagcgaggcttACCTGGTCGGCCTGTTCGAGGACACCAACCTGTGCGCCATCCACGCCAAGAGGGTGACCATCATgcccaaagacatccagctggCCCGCCGCATCCGTGGAGAGAGGGCTTAA
- the LOC117516839 gene encoding late histone H2B.L4-like, with product MPEQQQPKAPKKGAKKSVAKKTLKGGKRRKKARKQTYGIYVYKVLKQVHPDTGISSKAMSIMNSFVNDIFERIASEASRLAHYNKRSTISSREIQTAVRLLLPGELAKHAVSEGTKAVTKYTSSK from the coding sequence ATGCCTGAGCAACAACAACCCAAGGCCCCGAAGAAGGGCGCCAAGAAGTCGGTGGCGAAGAAAACGCTTAAAGGAGGCAAGAGGAGAAAGAAGGCTAGGAAGCAGACTTATGGCATCTACGTGTACAAGGTGTTGAAGCAGGTCCACCCCGACACCGGGATCTCCTCCAAGGCCATGAGCATCATGAACTCGTTCGTCAACGACATCTTCGAGCGCATCGCCAGTGAGGCATCTCGTCTGGCTCACTACAACAAGCGCTCCACCATCAGCTCCAGAGAGATTCAGACCGCCGTCCGCCTGCTGCTGCCCGGTGAGCTGGCCAAGCACGCCGTGTCCGAGGGCACCAAGGCCGTGACCAAGTACACCAGCTCCAAGTGA
- the LOC117516842 gene encoding histone H2A-like, producing MSGRGKVGGKTKAKPKTRSSRAGLQFPVGRVHRLLRKGNYAERVGAGAPVYLAAVLEYLTAEILELAGNAARDNKKTRIIPRHLQLAVRNDEELNKLLGGVTIAQGGVLPNIQAVLLPKKTEKSK from the coding sequence ATGTCTGGAAGAGGCAAAGTTGGTGGAAAAACTAAAGCGAAGCCGAAGACTCGCTCTTCTCGTGCCGGGCTTCAGTTCCCGGTCGGTCGTGTCCACAGGCTGCTGAGGAAGGGGAACTATGCGGAGCGTGTTGGTGCCGGCGCTCCCGTGTACCTGGCGGCTGTGCTGGAATATCTGACCGCTGAGATTCTGGAGCTGGCTGGAAACGCTGCCCGCGACAACAAGAAGACTCGTATCATCCCGCGTCACCTACAGCTGGCTGTCCGCAACGACGAGGAGCTCAATAAGCTGCTGGGTGGAGTGACGATCGCTCAGGGCGGCGTGCTGCCCAACATCCAGGCCGTCTTACTGCCCAAGAAGACCGAGAAGTCAAAGTAA
- the LOC117516840 gene encoding late histone H2B.L4-like has translation MPDPQQTKAAKKGAKKSVAKSAGKPGKRRRKHRKESYAIYVYKVLKQVHPDTGISSKAMSIMNSFVNDIFERIASEASRLAHYNKRSTISSREIQTAVRLLLPGELAKHAVSEGTKAVTKYTSSK, from the coding sequence ATGCCTGATCCACAGCAAACCAAAGCGGCGAAGAAAGGCGCCAAGAAGTCTGTGGCTAAGAGCGCCGGTAAACCTGGCAAGAGGAGGAGAAAGCACAGGAAGGAGAGTTATGCCATCTACGTGTACAAGGTGTTGAAACAGGTCCACCCCGACACCGGGATCTCCTCCAAGGCCATGAGCATCATGAACTCGTTCGTCAACGACATCTTCGAGCGCATCGCCAGTGAGGCGTCTCGTCTGGCTCACTACAACAAGCGCTCCACCATCAGCTCCAGAGAGATTCAGACCGCTGTCCGCCTGCTGTTGCCCGGTGAGCTGGCCAAGCACGCCGTGTCCGAGGGCACCAAGGCCGTGACCAAGTACACCAGCTCCAAGTGA